A segment of the Anopheles cruzii chromosome 2, idAnoCruzAS_RS32_06, whole genome shotgun sequence genome:
AACCCCGACTCGGGACTGCTGCTTCGGCGAGGAAAATCCGTGACGTCACCGTTTCCAGAGCGTTTCCCCAAGCGCGCCTGTCGCCTCCAAGTGTCCAAGTCCAAGTTTGTGAGCGTGTACGCGATTAACGGCCACGGAAAAAAGTAAGGAGAAGTCCAAGGCGAACGGGGCCGctaaagagaaagaaaatgaaggatgaaaaacacaaacaaaccggaaggAGCTAGCGCGGACGACGCGGTCTCTACTATCACCTATCAGTGGTGCGAGGCGGGAAAAAGAGTGCagcatttttatttgccatttcAGTTTTCGACACCACATTTCGGGACACAGATTTCCCTTGCCCCACACCTCACTCATATTTTGCCGTGTTGCCTGGAAAGCCTCAATCGAGGAGTGCACTTGGctcgcccaacacacacagacattaACGGCCGTTCTGGTACTTATGCGCCGACAGTATCTAGGTTACTACGACCCAAGATGTTGATCGATGTGCACACGGTGTCTTGGGCCGTCGCCGCAGCCACACCGCCCGTCGAGTGTGCCTCGGAGGTGAACTTTTATTGGATTACAATTGATGTGCCGTGGGCGCTGCGTGAGCGCGTCTTAAAGAAGATGTTCGCAAAACACCCGAACATTGGCCGCAACAGGAACGATAGATCTTTGCGCCACCGGCGTGTGcctttaataaatattttattgtagATTACACGGTTTTACAACCACGGATTACACGGAAGTTGAGAGGGGTTCTTTTCCGGCTCACTAACACTTGACCGTGAGGACCTGCACCTGGTCACTGGCATCGGCCACCGAGTACGGAAACTCCTCCATACCGTGGCAGGCCGCCCCGTGATGGCCATCCTTCGTAGCCACCACGATGCCACCCATGAACGCTGGATAGTGCTTGGCAATCCGCGCGATAGCCCGCTGGCCGGCCTCAGCCGGATCCAACCCATTGCGCATTCCCTCGACGGCTAGGAGCGCAGGCAGGAACCGCATCATGACGTCTCCATCGCCGGTAGCCACCGCGGCACCCACCTCGGAATCCGCATACGCACCGGCGCCCGGTATCGGCGAGTCACCGACGCGACCCGGGATTTTGTGTCTTGCGCCATTGGTGGACGTTCCGGCCACCACATGGCCTGACGGGTCGATCACGATCATACTGATCGTGTCGTGGTTGTACCGACCGAACGTGAACTTTGTACGATCCGCCAAGGGTGGAGACTTATGGTTCACGTCGTTTGCGGACACCGGTTCGTAGGGTCCACAGGACATCGATGGCGAAGGGATAACATTCTAAAAGAGATCGCGAAATTAGTAACAAAGGCGCAAAAACCGCTGAAACTTTTGCGCTGACCCAATCGACAACCGTGCCGTGATACGATGATCGATTGGCTCGCGATAAGAGgacagcagcatcagcgccAGATAAACGCAGGCAGNNNNNNNNNNNNNNNNNNNNNNNNNNNNNNNNNNNNNNNNNNNNNNNNNNNNNNNNNNNNNNNNNNNNNNNNNNNNNNNNNNNNNNNNNNNNNNNNNNNNNNNNNNNNNNNNNNNNNNNNNNNNNNNNNNNNNNNNNNNNNNNNNNNNNNNNNNNNNNNNNNNNNNNNNNNNNNNNNNNNNNNNNNNNNNNNNNNNNNNNNNNNNNNNNNNNNNNNNNNNNNNNNNNNNNNNNNNNNNNNNNNNNNNNNNNNNNNNNNNNNNNNNNNNNNNNNNNNNNNNNNNNNNNNNNNNNNNNNNNNNNNNNNNNNNNNNNNNNNNNNNNNNNNNNNNNNNNNNNNNNNNNNNNNNNNNNNNNNNNNNNNNNNNNNNNNNNNNNNNNNNNNNNNNNNNNNNNNNNNNNNNNNNNNNNNNNNNNNNNNNNNNNNNNNNNNNNNNNNNNNNNNNNNNNNNNNNNNNNNNNNNNNNNNNNNNNNNNNNNNNNNNNNNNNNNNNNNNNNNNCTGCCTGCGTTTATCTggcgctgatgctgctgtcCTCTTATCGCGAGTCAATCGATCACCGTGTCGTATCACGGCACGTTGGTCGATTGGGTCAGCGCAAAAATTTGAACAGTTTTGTGCCTGTGTTACTAATTTCCCGACCTGTTTTAGAATGTCCTCCCTTCGCCATCGATGTCCTGTGGACCCTACGAACCGGTGTCTGCGAACGACGTGAACCATAAGTctccaccggccacggatCGTACAAAGTTCACGTTCGGTCGGTACAACCATGACACGATCAGTATGATCGTGATCGACCCGTCTGGCCATGTGGTGGCCGGAACGTCCACCAATGGAGCAAGACACAAAATCCCGGGTCGCGTCGGTGACTCGCCGATaccgggtgccggtgcgtATGCGGATTCCGAGGTTGGTGCTGCGGTGGCTACCGGCGATGGGGACGTCATGATGCGGTTCCTGCCTGCGCTCCTAGCCGTCGAGGGAATGCGCAATGGATTGGGTCCGGAAGAGGCCGGTCAGCGGGCTATCGCCCGGATTGCCAAGTACTATCCCGCGTTCATGGGTGGCATTGTGGTGGCTACGAAGGATGGCCATCACGGGGCGGCCTGCCACGGTATGGAGGAGTTTCCGTACTCGGTGGCCGATGCCAGTGACCAGGTGCAGGTCCTCACGGTCAAGTGTTAGTGAGCCGGAAAAGAACCCCTCTCAACTTCCGTGTAATCCGCGGTTGTAAAACCGTGTAATctacaataaaatatttattaaaggCACACGCCGGTGGCGCAAAGACCAATCGTTCCTGTTGCGGCTAATGTTCGGGTGTTTTGCGAACATCTTCTTTAAGACGCGCTCACGCAGCGCCCACGGCACATCAATTGTAATCCAATAAAAGTTCACCTCCAAGGCACACTCGACGCCCGGGGTGGCTACGGCGACGGCCCAAGACACCGTGTGCACATCGATCAACATCCTTGCCTTGGGTCGTAGTAACCTAGATACTGTCAGCGCATAAGTACCAGAACGGCCGTtaatgtctgtgtgtgtgttgggcgagCTCCATCAAGTGCACTTCTCGATTGAGGCTTTCCAAGCAACACGGCAAAATATGAGTGAGGTGTGGGGCAAGGGAAATCTGTGTCCCGAAATGTGGTGTCGAAAACTgaaatggcaaataaaaatgctGCACTCTTTTTCCCGCCTCGGGCTCGCACCACTCCGAAGGTGATAGGTGATAGTAGAGACCGCGTCGTCCGCGCTAGCTccttccggtttgtttgtgtttttcatccttcattttctttctctttagCGGCCCCGTTCGCCTTGGACTTCTCCTTACTTTTTCCGTGGCCGTTAATCGCGTACACGCTCACAAACTTGGACTGCACTTGGAGGCGACAGGCGCGCTTGGGGAAACGCTCTGGAAACGGTGACGTCACGGATTTTCCTCGCCGAAGCAGCAGTCCCGAGTCGGGGTTCGTAACACGCTCCCATTGGACGATGGCGAGCCAATCCGATGGCCACGCCCTGAGCAGACGGGTTTTCCCCTGTTTCGACGGGTTAGATCACGCGCGTCCTTGCGGAGATCCTTGCGCAGCGAACGAGACGCTCTCCCTTACGCAAACGGGACCACGTGCGCGTGCGGTGAAAAGGGAACGCTAGCTCAAAAAGGACACCTTGGCCGGCGTTCCACGGGACGACAAAGGACAGCACATCAGCGCCAGCGTGTGCTGGGTGTTTGGCACCCTCGCACAGCACGGCGACACATGTGTGAGGCAAGGTCCTTGGCAGGATAGAAACCAACGCCAACAACACGTGTAGGGGAACACACCCGCCCTGGAACAATAGACTGGCGGCGGTCCGCAGCGCAGCATGCGAGTCAGTCAGGCTTTGAGTTCACCGTTATTGAATTAAGCTTATCATTTGATTTCGGCGAATGCAAGCAACCGGTCGCAGTAGCGGAAACCAGCAGCAGACAgtagcatcgcatcgcatcagcagcagcaggtccttGGCGTGACGTTCGTCTGAGTCGGtcagtttgttgtttcgaGTGGCGGCGGTCAGCGCCCGTTGCGTGTCGCGTTGTTGTTCCGAACATCCGAGTTCGTTACCGAATGTTGTGGCGGAAACGGATCGTGTGATGGTGCAAATGCTGTTCTGAAAAGTGTCCCAAAACGAGCCTCGTAAAGATATTTATGAAACGGAATCCTTGCTGAAAGGTTCCGGCTTTCTTCCTGAAGCTGTTTCCGAATTTATTCCGCAAAAAGTCGGAGCCAACGCAGTTTAAGTGCGTGaacatcatcgtcaccgttaAGGCCCCAAAATATCCCGCCCAGCCCACtgatctgtgtgtgtgtgtgccgccaaAACTGCCCCCGTGACGACGTGCAAATTGTGTGCGCAACCTCGGGCGGAGCCGGGCCGGAGTGTTGAGTGCAAAATTCATggataataaaaataaataacaccGACACACATAAAAGTCCGGGCATAACCGGGCCGTACTGGTTGGTGGGGAAAACGGTCCCCCGAAAAAACCGAGCACTGACAGACATTTCGACGCTTGGAagtgtagagagagagagcgaacgaaaaaaaagcccaggaaaaacacacaatcACAAGCAATCCGCAACACTTGGCACGACGGTaatggccgcggccggaaaTACGGAaggaaattaatatttaatttaattccatAACCCGCGGGCGGTTCGAGTACCGGGCCGCCAGGTGTGCCATTTCCGTGGAGCCCGTCCCGTGGTGGGCGAAGGAGTTCCGGAGTCCCTGGCATCGGGCTGGTTGGCATCGGCATCAGTGAAAGTATTATTGCCATCAACATTATCGTCATCGGCTAAAGTGAACTGGGtgtctgagtgtgtgtgtgtgcggtgagaCCGAAACTGACAGTTCCGCCCGCGCTGGGCGCCGAgttttttgtggcccccgTGAAACACAAAAGTCGCCAAAATTTATCCCCACGACATGGACTACTCGTACCTCAACCAGGCGGCAGCTAGCTTCGACTCTAGCTGCCTCCAGGGAGGTATGGACCCGACCGGGCTGGGCAATATGCCCTGCTCGTACGGTGACCTCACGTCCTGCAGCCAGATGTCGCAGGCCGCCTACCGctacacggcggcggcggcctcgatGGCTCGGTCCTACAATCCCGTCGGCACCGGGGTCGGGCCCGGAAATGTGACGATGAGCGCCCTACACCACGCGGCAGCCGCCGCTGGCCCAGGATCGCAGTGCTCGGTTATGGGTGGCAGGACGCACCAGGACGTGCACCGGGCTTCGATGTTCCAAACGTCGATGAATCTGCAGTGTAAGTACATCCCGTATTGAAGCTTTGGACCCCGTTACTGCATAAATAAGTAAACGTTTATCTGGTCTTCGTCTTTATGGCTTACGAGCTAACGGTGTCTTTCAATGCGTGGCTACATGACTACAGAACTTCGGTCCGGTCAGGACCGGGGCATGGAcgcgttactcactaaatagTACAACAAACTCGGGAATCGGGTTCCTGGGAGGGTCTAGGAACGAACAAACTGAGGTCACCTATGAGGTAGCCTTCGGTAACTTACGGGGCGTAGGGGTGGTCTTATCTTTAAGGCTAAACTGTACAGATCACTTGTGACATTTACGGCTACAGGCGGCCGACCTAAGGTTGAATGCTCTTCCGGCGGCACTCTTGGATCGCTTTGTCCAGCTGCTCGAAGTCGTAGAACACCCGGTACTCCAGGTCGGCTCCCTCGAACACGTTGCCGACCGAGGGCTTCAGGTTGAGGAACAACAGCAACTGGTTGCGGCTCTTGAAGTCCTTGATGAGCGTATCGATAACCTGGGCGGCAGTAAAGTCAGCCCCGTAGATGTGCGTACAGTCGATCACCAGCGGGATTTGGCTCTTGAGGCCCTGCTTGTTGATCAGGTTGCGCACGTAATCGACCGACGGGAAGATCAGGCAGCGGTCGGGCGTCAGCATCAGGTACTTGACACCGCACGGTGTCACCGCCTGGTCCATGTGGATCTTCGGGCGGGCCGCGTGGTATAGGATGAACAGGATGTTCAACCCAATTCCCACCAGGATGCCGTACTCGAGCGGCAGAGCCAGACAGGCAACGAACGTCGCAATTCCTGGTATCAGATCCGTCTTCTTGCTGCGCCACATCGGTTTAACGACGCGCACCTCAATCATAAAGATGACCGCAGCAATAATGATCGCCGCCAGAGCCGCCCGAGGGATGTAGAAGAAGTAGGGCGTAAAGAAGAGCAGCGCCAGTATGACCAGCAGCCCAGTGTACAGGCCACCGAAAGGTGTCCGTACTCCGCTCGCGTTGTTGACCGCCCCGCGCGAAAGTGCCCCCGTGCCTGGGTAGCCCATGACGAACGAGTTGGCAATGTTGGACACCCCGATGGCGATCAGTTCCTGAGTGGCGTCGACTGGTTTTCCGTCAGCTATCggaggaagagagagaaaagacTGTCAGCGAACATCGGGTCGGAGTGGTCCGTCTGGTCCGTGTCCTTACCGAAAGCCTTGCAGATGGCAATGTTCTCCAGGAGAGCAATCAGCGGGATAACGATCAGCATCGAGCCCAGGTTCGACAGCATGTCGCCGAAGCTTTCGTACGCCTGCGTAACGTTCCCATCGGGCCCGACCAGTTCCGGCACGGAGAAGGGTGGGGCCTGCACGGACGGAAGTCCGCTCGGCACCTCACCGATCATCCGGAACGGTTGACTGCCGTTTTCGTAGAAAGCCGCCCCGATGCCACCACAAACCACGACGATGATTGCGTTCCGGGCCGTTCCGACGAGCCACAGTGACTTGTTTATGATCCTCTGGACAACGGACTGATCGACCGGCTCCGGGGGGCCAACCTTGATGCGGGGCAGTAGAcgcatcaacagcaacacgatGATGCACGTGAATCCCATCAGCGCATCGCCGAGTTGCGTGTTGTGGATGTTGTCGATGATCGATGTCCACTGCTCGATGAAAGTGTTCCCTTTGGCCGAAATCCCAAGCAGATCCTTCACCTGCGAGCTTAGAATGATCAGTGAGACGGCCGACGTAAACCCGGAGCTAACGGGGCCGGACACGAAGTCGATCAGGAAGCCGAGCCCGAACAGACCCATCAGCAGCTCGATCAGTCCGCTCAGGAAGCAGAGCAACACGGCCCGCTGCCAGATCCCGTCGCAAGCCTGGAACGTGAGTAGCGAAGCGATGGCCGTCGGTCCCATCGGTACGTCCTTGCAGGAGCCGAGCAGAATGTACACGAAGCACCCGACGAACGACCCGTAGAGACCGTACTGTGGAAAGGAAAGGGGACACTCGTTAGCCTCGTTTTGGGTTAAGTCCGAACCCCGGGAAGTGCCGTACCGCTGCCGGGAGACCGGCGATGCTGCTGTAGGCGAGGGCTTGCGGGATGACGGTCAGGCCGACGGTGATGCCGGCCACCAGATCTCCGACCGCATCGTCCGCCGAGTAACGTGGCAGCCAGTTCAGGACCGGGACGCGCTTGTAGAGAATCTTTCGCCGGCACACGTTCTTGCACTTGCGCCGACACCACGGTCCGATCGACCGGAGCTGATCCATCGT
Coding sequences within it:
- the LOC128278788 gene encoding putative N(4)-(beta-N-acetylglucosaminyl)-L-asparaginase GD10667, whose amino-acid sequence is MSCGPYEPVSANDVNHKSPPLADRTKFTFGRYNHDTISMIVIDPSGHVVAGTSTNGARHKIPGRVGDSPIPGAGAYADSEVGAAVATGDGDVMMRFLPALLAVEGMRNGLDPAEAGQRAIARIAKHYPAFMGGIVVATKDGHHGAACHGMEEFPYSVADASDQVQVLTVKC
- the LOC128278789 gene encoding putative N(4)-(beta-N-acetylglucosaminyl)-L-asparaginase GD10667, translated to MLLSSYRESIDHRVVSRHNVLPSPSMSCGPYEPVSANDVNHKSPPATDRTKFTFGRYNHDTISMIVIDPSGHVVAGTSTNGARHKIPGRVGDSPIPGAGAYADSEVGAAVATGDGDVMMRFLPALLAVEGMRNGLGPEEAGQRAIARIAKYYPAFMGGIVVATKDGHHGAACHGMEEFPYSVADASDQVQVLTVKC
- the LOC128267387 gene encoding sodium-independent sulfate anion transporter-like isoform X1; translation: MADNESLEPATGLAIPRIQIRRTSSDTQLDKVQIKSASVYNIHGLSGSQHSLSVTPIHKDVVGYRGSNEFILTDDKQSTMDQLRSIGPWCRRKCKNVCRRKILYKRVPVLNWLPRYSADDAVGDLVAGITVGLTVIPQALAYSSIAGLPAAYGLYGSFVGCFVYILLGSCKDVPMGPTAIASLLTFQACDGIWQRAVLLCFLSGLIELLMGLFGLGFLIDFVSGPVSSGFTSAVSLIILSSQVKDLLGISAKGNTFIEQWTSIIDNIHNTQLGDALMGFTCIIVLLLMRLLPRIKVGPPEPVDQSVVQRIINKSLWLVGTARNAIIVVVCGGIGAAFYENGSQPFRMIGEVPSGLPSVQAPPFSVPELVGPDGNVTQAYESFGDMLSNLGSMLIVIPLIALLENIAICKAFADGKPVDATQELIAIGVSNIANSFVMGYPGTGALSRGAVNNASGVRTPFGGLYTGLLVILALLFFTPYFFYIPRAALAAIIIAAVIFMIEVRVVKPMWRSKKTDLIPGIATFVACLALPLEYGILVGIGLNILFILYHAARPKIHMDQAVTPCGVKYLMLTPDRCLIFPSVDYVRNLINKQGLKSQIPLVIDCTHIYGADFTAAQVIDTLIKDFKSRNQLLLFLNLKPSVGNVFEGADLEYRVFYDFEQLDKAIQECRRKSIQP
- the LOC128267387 gene encoding sodium-independent sulfate anion transporter-like isoform X2, which gives rise to MSRTSSDTQLDKVQIKSASVYNIHGLSGSQHSLSVTPIHKDVVGYRGSNEFILTDDKQSTMDQLRSIGPWCRRKCKNVCRRKILYKRVPVLNWLPRYSADDAVGDLVAGITVGLTVIPQALAYSSIAGLPAAYGLYGSFVGCFVYILLGSCKDVPMGPTAIASLLTFQACDGIWQRAVLLCFLSGLIELLMGLFGLGFLIDFVSGPVSSGFTSAVSLIILSSQVKDLLGISAKGNTFIEQWTSIIDNIHNTQLGDALMGFTCIIVLLLMRLLPRIKVGPPEPVDQSVVQRIINKSLWLVGTARNAIIVVVCGGIGAAFYENGSQPFRMIGEVPSGLPSVQAPPFSVPELVGPDGNVTQAYESFGDMLSNLGSMLIVIPLIALLENIAICKAFADGKPVDATQELIAIGVSNIANSFVMGYPGTGALSRGAVNNASGVRTPFGGLYTGLLVILALLFFTPYFFYIPRAALAAIIIAAVIFMIEVRVVKPMWRSKKTDLIPGIATFVACLALPLEYGILVGIGLNILFILYHAARPKIHMDQAVTPCGVKYLMLTPDRCLIFPSVDYVRNLINKQGLKSQIPLVIDCTHIYGADFTAAQVIDTLIKDFKSRNQLLLFLNLKPSVGNVFEGADLEYRVFYDFEQLDKAIQECRRKSIQP